One Mangifera indica cultivar Alphonso chromosome 4, CATAS_Mindica_2.1, whole genome shotgun sequence genomic region harbors:
- the LOC123212850 gene encoding repressor of RNA polymerase III transcription MAF1 homolog, with amino-acid sequence MKFLEYTPLDRINDFLNHLNLGERTIKGNLEAYSCKHTGTDKKLSLSLENEILDYLGKSSDTDSSSPAEYLLCRSSRKTLMYLVLTLNHMCPDFDFSAVKAHQFFTQESWDIFKQIFETYMFEASKEWAEADGDCSLLEALYKALDEVVRLNDCEIYSYNPDSDADPFPEKGAIWSFNFFFYNRKLKRVVSFRFSCLSNLVLDGFVMDELYEEEDGEIFDDMDI; translated from the exons ATGAAGTTCTTAGAGTACACGCCTCTTGACCG AATAAATGATTTCTTGAATCATTTGAATCTCGGAGAACGCACTATCAAAGGAAATCTAGAAGCTTACTCTT gcaaacatacGGGAACAGATAAGAAGCTATCTCTCAGCTTGGAGAACGAG ATCCTTGATTATCTTGGCAAATCGTCTGACACTGACTCCTCTTCACCAGCAGAATACCTTTTGTGCAGATCCAG CCGGAAGACATTGATGTACTTGGTTCTTACACTCAATCACATGTGTCCAGATTTTGACTTCAG tgCGGTGAAAGCTCACCAGTTCTTCACACAGGAAAGCTGGGACATTTTTAAACAGATTTTTGAGACTTACATGTTTGAAGCTTCAAAG GAATGGGCCGAGGCAGATGGTGACTGTTCCCTGCTGGAAGCATTATACAAGGCACTGGATGAG GTCGTAAGATTAAATGATTGCGAAATTTACAGTTACAATCCAGATTCTGATGCAGATCCATTTCCTGAGAAAGGAGCAAT ATGGtccttcaatttcttcttctataATAGAAAACTAAAGCGAGTTGTGAGCTTCCGATTTTCTTGCTTGAG TAATTTAGTGTTGGATGGATTTGTTATGGATGAGCTGTATGAAGAGGAAGATGGAGAAATTTTTGATGACATGGACATCTAA